The genomic stretch taGAAAGGCACTTATTGTGAAACACCCtggttttctttatttataaGGCCCTTATTGATTTTTTCCCCATGATGTTACTCTGCTGTCTGTTAATGTGGGCTCTTATCAACCACACATGTTGAACTATCTAAAGCTTATCTCAGTTTTATCCTGAGGGCTGTTTTAATTCTTCATCTCATTTCACTTCCAGCTGCCCTTGTTGAAGTCGATTCATCGACTTTCAATTGTTTTATTGACTCCcaggttttattattttactgatttggctttttaatatttctgttttttttttttactttgctaTGGCTACACTGCAAATGAGCTAAAATAAAGGGTGAatcaatgatttttttcattgcattactgtcgttttcatttcattgtttcattgtttttacttctttttttgcATTACGTGTcaccttttttccctcttaacAGCGACCCCAACCCTCATTAAATGTGGTGATGGCACCTTTGCTTTACTCCCGACGCCGTTCCTGAAGCCTTGATGGTGGTCTTCGTTTTCAGTTGAAAAACTGCAACTCCGCCAAGCTAGCTTAGTTAACGTTTGTTGTGCTATTGCTAGCTGGCCCCTGAAACAGCTAAAAGTTATCATGACTGTGTGCGAGCATTGGcaccaacattttaaaagaactAAATCTGTGCGTCTGGTGGACAGTCTGCGGGACATCGGGAGCAGTAATTCATCGTCGGCCTGCTCGTGTTTGTCTTTTCAACAGGCGAACACCGTCTAACCAAATCTCCAGATCTTTTATTCTTAATCACGTTGTGGCTGACACTCAGCTCAAATGGAGCcactgctgccccctggtggagTTTTGCCCACTTCCAATTTCCCAACTATCTTCCCGAGGGCCTCCAGGTCCAGAGGCCGTGATGGGGCCGTCGCAGTGGTTTATAAGAGCTGCCTCAACTGTGTCCCGCTTGCCGCTGCATTTTTTCATAGATTTGAAGTGCTAACTGTTAAAATTGATTGCGACACACCGAATCTTATAAAAGACTTCTCCAGCACGCTTTgatctgttttaatttgacaaGCTCATCACAGTAGGAGATTTAACATTTACACTGATGATCCCTCTAATTTACGCTTTAAAATCAGCTGACCGACATGTAATAATAGTGAaattattattaccattattatcACAATCTCTGCCTGCTTTTGTCTCCTTGTGAGGTGAGATCTTTAGTCACCTTAAGTATTCAAAGACTCAAAGGCTTTTCAGGTCTTTCAAATGTTCCTGAATGACTCATGCTGCCCCTGGGTGGTTGACTGTGAGCTCTGAAACCAAAATCTTCTTGCAAATAATGATTGCTATTACATCTTCAGATGTTGCAACTCTATTGGGAAATAACcaattttttccattttgtgaaGTTACCTTTTGTTGCACGATGCTATCTGGAAGTAGAATGCAGCCaagacagaaagaagcaaaGTCTCTCTGATGATCTCCCTGGTGGATCGAAAACCAGCAGCgctgtggattttgtttttgtttttttgcatcaTCCACAACTAAATTTGCTCAATTAACAAAGCTGTTTTGTCTCTAATTGGATGTGCCTGAAGAAAATTAGTTAAAAGGTCTCAATCAGTCAACTTAGTCTCAATCAAAGGCCAAATGGAAACCTCATACAGCTACAGATTGCCTTGACCTTTTCACTGTCAAAACTACCAGAATGATGAtgtctcatttttgtttttactgcctcAACGCTTCAAGATGTCCACTGACTGcattttgtcatcatttacaTGTACAGTAACCAAAAATAAGAAGTGACACTGGACCAAAGAAACATGAGAGTTTTCATGTCTGCTGTTATTTGAGGGGATTTTCTCTCCGATCTTTTCATTCAGTTGGCGTTTTCGGCCTGTGTTGATCTTTCAATAAGCTCTTCCTCTGCCTGAAGGGCTGCTCGTATTTTTGAGACACTTGCAGTCATTCACACTGTAAATCAGGCCATGGGACTAGTTAAACAACACTGCCATCCGCTGCTTGTGACGGGCACATACAATGTTAGTGGTCACCGACATGAGAGGAATAATAATGGAGGCTGCCtatgctgttcttttttttacctttatttatGCAAAGTTTGCCCTTTTCCTGCTACACATGAACAATTTGACACATTCAAGTTCGGCTGGAGCCAACTGGTGCGTTCACTGTAGCGTCTCAAAGGCACCTTAGCAGTAATTGTTGAGGGAGAATTTAAACAGCAGCAACTTTCACAACTTGAGCCGTTACAGTGAATATCTACCTGAAGTGGATAAAAAGCTCGAACAGCGGTGCCTACAGACAAGTTAGTCTGTAAAGACGGAATTAAATGAGATATACAATTTCTATGCGCTGACGCTTGCGGACTTTAATATCACTTATTGTGTGCCTGAATAACATACTTTCTCCCCTCTACCGCTCCATCTCTGAGGTCATTTATCCGTTATTCTCCCAATGAAAATAGATTGATTTGATACGGTACGTAGAAAGATTCAAAAGGGCTGATTCACCTCGAATCCAGTGCTATCCAGCTGTGCAGTTAGATTAAGTtttccctgctgctgtttctagatatctgtctctgagatGTCTGCTGTCACCCCAATACAACAGAGGTGAATGCCATTTTCTTTTCTGGTGCTCAAATTACATTTAAAGTTTTTATTGTAACCGTTCTTCTACCAAAGATACGGTCCCACTGAAGTCTGAGCTCCGTGGATCGTTCGCAATATTGTTTCTGGAGACGTATAAAACCTGAGTGAGACTCAAACTGCATGCCGTGATACCCCTGTGAAAATGACTTGTTAGATTTGGGTGTACTGACCCTTGGAGATAAACGTGTAATAGTAACTTAAGCGGGTAGTAGTGGGTACTACAACTGACTTCTATCACTAAGACTGAAAGCAAAGTCCTAAATGACTTTTCTGCAGCTCGTCTGCTCTTTCACTCTGATTCAGCTGTTTCACCACttaattcattaaaatgagGAAAACCTGAGACGTTAATCCTTAATGCAAGTGGCAGTGATTGTATTTTTAGGGGTCTGTGTGCATAGATTGAGGATTATAGTGTTTTTGAGATGTTTGATACAAGTATTTGGATTTCCACTAAAAGCATTTAAACCTGTCACCGTGAGGCTTAATGGTTGCAGGCATGCTGCGGCTGGACTGAGTGCAGCTTGACCACTTTCATCTGGCTTTGACGGGCTGATCACAGCAGGAGTGAAATCCAGTTTTTGTGCCTGCTGATTTAGCACTTAACACATCTTGACAGGTGTAAATGTAGCTTAATAGATGGAACAAAAGAAGTTATTTGCGGATAATCACCGTGTTAGATGAGTGGGCTTCAGGGAAAGACGAACGCCAACAGATACAATCAGAGAGGATgtattgttttaattaaacataaaGTGGGGAGTGAGGGGAATGCTTTTCCTTAAAAGCTAAAATCCAGGCAGGCTAACTCACCTGCTCAGCGGCTAACAGTGTAAACTGACGCCAGTGTAAATTTGTTGAGTAAAACTACAAACAGAACGCCGCTGGGAAAGAGTGCTCATGTTTTTCCCGCAGCAAACCTCCTCTGGAGAAAGAATGAGGCTGTTCAAAGCGTTCCTCCCAGTGTGCCGCGCTTCATCCAGGCTCTCTGGCTGTCAGGGTTAAGAGCCGAGCTCAAAGAAGGACACCAAAGCACTTTGATTTGGAGATGAAACTGCCATTTATTAAGGCCAAGACTCTCATTCGCTTCAGTAAAAGTCTGTTTCATCCGCTGAAGTCGAAGCGCCTCCGTGcccttttaaaaaatgttcaacacCACACATACTAATAAGATCACACATTGATCCAGCGTGTACTGTGTCGATGGTAAAGGCGCAGTTTGCTCAATTTTAGCATCAAGAATCATTCGAGTCCCAGACCACACTGAAGTGCTGCTAATCACTATCAGGCTGGAAGCATCTGCTGGGCTTTTGTTGCCTCATTTTACAGATATGGAGggaaaattcttcttctttctcttcaaaTTCTCTTTCATAAAGAAATAGTGTAGAGGAGGATGTCAACACCAGCCAGCAGCAATGTTCCTCATgagaaatgtggagaaaaaaaatggtcGTAATAACACTAGTGTGCACCAGCAAGGCTACCAAACATCGCAATCACAGTCTCACAATACCAAATCTTATAGATGTATATGATTTATTAAAGTAAACTGATTCCAGCTTTGAGGctgaaaatattcagatttgatcatttcaattccaaatgtgtttttaaaggaaaggGCTGCTGTTATTTCATATTTCTCTTACTGTCAGTAAATTCTATTAATAGATAAAAACCTGCAACGTGTATCCAGACTGTGAGTGAGACCCAAGCccagcagtttattactgaaAACCTGAATGTTTATATAAAGTTTAATTCTTAAAAATACCTCAGCAATTTCTCCAAGACAGctggtcactgtagtttttaacaaGGTTTACTTAAACAGGAGTAAAAGTGCAtctgttggggactattttcagcagcggattgGCACACATTGTGCTCCAGTGAGTACTTCAGGCAGCAGGGTGGTGTGTGtagctgcagccctgtggtGAGCATGATGCTGGTGAACGAGTTTCATGGAAGAAAAGAGTCACATCACACCTGTTTTGTATCATGAATCCTTTAATCGTATCCTGAAACAAAATAGACTCGGTGTGCAGTGAAGAAATAGagtaaataaatataatttctCAAAGATACACAAATTGCTTGATGCTCAGGGTTTTATTTTCAGGACCTATACTTGAGGAGCGGAATACAGGCAGGCCTCAATGCCAGACGTACAATCGAAGGGTCTGACTGGATAAAAACgacaaaagaaaagacattgCAGCtacaagaagagagaaaaaaacacaatcacatCTTCACAGAAAGCATACGGTCTGGTCCTGGGACGCGCCGCCTCGGCCTCCGGGATGGGTGTCAGTAGATCGTACTTCGTTTTAAGATGTACGGCCTCCGGGACTTGGCGGTGTGCGTGGCTTGCCTCTTCAGAATGTAGGGTGATTTTCGTTTCAGCGGATTGTCACTGTTCTCCTCTAAATATTCTAGAGAGTCATGGAGTAGCTGTGAGGGGCAGACAGCGGCGGGTGAGTGTCACACGACGAGGAGGAAATGGCAGGCAAACACATGTTTTGTTGCTGAGTGGCAGGGTAATGCCAGTGTCGCTGTGATTAAACGAGTGCTTCTGCTCTGTGCTTTCATGCATGGGAAAACAGGTGCTAATGTGCAGCCGCCGCGTTAAGatgggaaaaaagagaaaggctGTCGTGTGAGGAGCGAACTGAaaatgatggagaggagggaggaagagtcGAGGAGGACGGGGGTTTAATGAGGTGTGTTTACTTTGAGAGAGGATGGATGGGCTCCTGTGTCCACGCCTTTGTGAGATGTGCCTGAGATGTAGAGGAAGCCTGCATGTGTGCGCCTGCGTTTATGCTGTTACTGCCTCATTTTCACTAACAGTACAAATTAAAGGTACTGGGACTGTTTTTATTCCCCACTGGATTTGAACCAGAAATAAATTCCTtctaaaattattattttctctcatAGCTGTTACAGTGTCATTCTGCAGGTATTCAGGATgagataacaacaacaaaaatagtcaataataataaacaaaccAACCATTTAAACCACCAATGAGCACTtacaaaatatttcatttgcCTTAACATTTGGTGAAAAACAATACACATAAATGCacttgactgtgtgtgtgtgtgtgtgtgtgtgtgtgtgtgcgtgtgtgtgtgcgtgtgtgtgtgtgcgcacgtctcaccctctcctcccgGCTCTGCAGCGCTCGGCAGATGTGCTGCAGGTTGtacagctcctccagcagctggaggctcCCCTCGCTCAGCTCGCcgccgtcctcctcctcctcgccgcTCCACACCTCCTGCCGCAGGCTGCCCACCATCCTGCACAGGTTGGCCAGTGACACTCGCCAGTAGGGGGCGCTCTGCTTGTTCTGTTTCATCTACAGGGGCAGCAAGGTGGGAGGGGGcccgaggggggggggggttgaaaaGGATTAAGATTCAGAATGAATTTAGGAATTGGTTGGTTTTCCAAATTCAAAACTTGGCAATAACTTAGTGCCTCGTTCAAACGAGGTGACTTAATTGAAGTTTTCGTTATCGTCGTGAACTGAGGTGAAGACTGAGTcgaggcaaaaacacaaattttatGGTCCATTTATTGCAACATTAAGCTTTTCTGCAGGAGTTTTTTTATCCTTTGCTCATGAATGCGCCGCTTCATTAGACCCAGAGACAAATagggtggacacaataacaaGAACACTTACAGTACCTGCTATAATGCTAAACTCAGTGTAAACGCTCTAATCGGTACACAGCTGTCACTTATTCTCCTGCTCATATTTGGCTGCTCCTGAACAGCGACTCTGTAGTCAGTGGTATTATTCGCTCCACCCCCGTATAAACAGACTGATTTCAGACTAATCATCGGTGTGGTTGAGGAGGTCGAGCAGGCGGTCCAACGATCAAAAGGTTGGTAGTTTGATCCTGATGTTCAGGACGGCACTTTGCGTGACAGCTCGCCCCATCTGTGTGCAAATGAGCTGCGAAAACACTGTAAACACTGCTTTGGATAAACGCAGCCATTTATTCGTTtagatttctgttttgttttgcgTTCAGGTTCTGGATCTCACTCTCACAAAATCGCACATTGTGCGTGTTAACTTTTGTCTTTAACGCTACGAAAGGACAaagaatcaaatcaatattCTTAAGTTTTATGAACAGAGGATCAGCCTGCCTCAATAAGCCGCCACCACAATGCATTGCAATTCAGTCTTCCACACTGTTTTTACAGTTGAAGCAGTAAAAGCTTCGGTAAGTCTCTTTAAGAGCCACTGAGGATGCTGCATATGAGACGTCCACTTAATATCGTGAGCACATTAAGACAGCAGCTAAGATATATCTTAAACAGTCTTAGACACCAGACACCCAGAGTGATATTTGAGTCACATCTAACCTCGTCTAGCTGCAGCCTCCTGTGTTATAATCTAGTTTGTGTGCTTTAAGATGGTGGAGGGCCCCGGGGCCCCCAGCGCGTGGGCTGGCAAAGACCACTGGGTGTCACTGAGGATGATGGAGAGATTCAGCAGACGAGGGGATATTGTTGGTTCTAACTATTGTAAATGGTCACAAGCCCTCCAAGACTCACTTTGCTCACATCGTTTATGAGCAGCAGAGGAATACAGTGTCCTCTGATGCTTAAAGACAGGAGCCACAGCAAATACAGGTTCCCTTTGTTTGCCAGGAGGGACACATGCAATAACAGCAGTGGAGACATCACAAGAACAACACACCAGAGACCAAACATAAGCAGCTACTGACATTTAGAAGGAATCCATGCATCAAAGATTTAACTggttttcatttagtttttaattaTCTAAGTGACCAGCTGTGGTTTTAAGCTGAAAGGTCACATGAGGGATTGTTTCTCAGATAGCCTCATCAGGATATTCTCCTCCAATGCAAGCAAATCAATAGCTTCCAGTGGTGGGATGAGGAGTTAATTCCAGGGGCCAATATCCTAACAATCCCAGTGGGACCCTTGTTTTTAACAAAGCAGCCAACTGGTGGctttagctgctgcagccaaGTCAAAAATCAGTCACGCTGTTTCTTTGACATTGTTCAtgtgacattttagaaaattcCTTCAGCGTCTTTACAAAGAGCGATTTAAAATTACTGGAAAACTCAATCTAGATTCCAATACTCAGCCAGACGAACAGATGAACCCTGGTTGTGGTATAATGCAATCATGTTCAATGGAGAAATAAGAGCCAGAGAGGAAATCTACCTCCTGCATCTAATCAGATAAAAAGACGAGTACACAAGCAGGTCAATCAATGTAGCTGTcgccaaaaaaaaaggagagagagccACAAGTATCTGCAATAATACTGTGCTTTCAGTCAATCTCAGGCATCCAGCAAGTTCTTATTACAGTCATCACCCCTGAACAACCTCCGAGCAATGAATCACATGGCAGGTTTGTCACTGTCACGTCTCCGTACGAGCGCCGCGGTTATTTATCAGACAGACGGAAAGAGGTGGAAGATGTGCCGTTATGATGCTGTCATGTCCATCTGAATTCTATCAGGCCCGGCCGATCCATCTCCCAGTGCCTCCAGTTCCACTTTCATCGACTTCACCCCTCGGCTTTGCCCGACCTCGAGCTCACACCACCAGATCAATGTGTTAAAAATCATAACTCAAACTGCTAAACTTAGATTTCTTTGGCTCTCTGTGCGTctgaactgtttttaaaaacaggACTGATTTAAGTCAGACCCCAAGCGACACTCACTCATAATGAATTATTTACCTCCAGCTCAGCATGAACACAAGC from Chaetodon auriga isolate fChaAug3 chromosome 6, fChaAug3.hap1, whole genome shotgun sequence encodes the following:
- the nts gene encoding neurotensin/neuromedin N, which codes for MQAQLACMLLLCFTCGGLCTDVNQDQRALEEELLSSLFTSKMKQNKQSAPYWRVSLANLCRMVGSLRQEVWSGEEEEDGGELSEGSLQLLEELYNLQHICRALQSREERLLHDSLEYLEENSDNPLKRKSPYILKRQATHTAKSRRPYILKRSTIY